GTCGCTCCAGATGACCTGCTCAATACTAGTAGCCATGGGTATGTCGTGGACATCATCAAAGGTGATGGGGAGGGAGACAAGGCTGTCCATGGTGAGTCCATAGAGTTTATCTCCAAGAAAGGCAATGTCGACGATGGTGCCCAAGTCCACGGGAGCTGTTTCCAGCTGTGGCAACAACACACCTTTCCCTCGCTGCACCGAAAATATAGGGAGATCCCTGTTGTTGGTCATAACCACGATGAGGTCATCAGGGGTCGACCGCATGAGCACCTTGCGGATCGTGAACAACTCGGAGACATCTCCCACAACGGCGTCCAGCTCCGGGAGCGGCACGGTTGCCCTAGAGAAAGGATTGTGCAAGAAGTAGGCATgcctcccctcgccggccgtcCGGTCGAGGGCGAGCCAGCTGCCGGTGGAGCCGACGCACCGCAGGTTCTCGGGGAAGGAGGCAATAGGTTCCGGCCAGACGTCGGATAACTCCGAAGGGAGGTCTTCGAGGAAGAAGCCGCCCGGGAGCACGACCCACGGATGTTGCCGCCGCGGGGAGAAGAGCGAGCGCCAGATATGGCGCCATGGTGGTGGCTGGCGTTGGGAGGTCGGGGGTGACAATATTGGTAAGCGGTCAACGCTGATCGAAGGTAGCAGCGTTCCGGGAGACGAAACGGAGTACCAGGAACGGCACACCGCGTCGACCCACGGTAGCTGCCGTGTGTCGGGGTAGGGGGCCGAGCGCCAGGAACGGCACACGCAGCTGAAGCGGGCGCGGTCGGCCGGGTCCGGGAGTCAGGCGACGATGAGGCCTAGGAGCTCGGGTGGGAGTTCGgaccacggcggcggcggcgagggaacGCTTGGGCACGTCACGCGGAGGCCGGCGATGATGGGACCGAGGAGCTTTTCCGGCCACAGTGACGGCGATGCCATTGATTAGGATCGTAGAAGACGTAATATGCCAGTTGATTGGGTAGGGCAAATAAATAGGGTATAGAGGAGTTGGCTCCTGACCGGGATTCATGGTCGGATTGAAACTTTTTTTTTTGATAGTGGTCGGATTGAAACTTGCTTCGCGAAGGATACTGAGTACTTGTTTGTTGTGGACGCGTCACGCCGGATCGAGAGCTTCGTTGTCCCGAGCTGGCACGGCCGCCTCGCGAACGAACACAGCGGAATTTCAGATCTGACAGGTAACGGCTCACCTCGCTGCTTAATCTCTACTACTATATCTCTACTACTATAGTAcacatttttttaaatatttgAATCTACCTTCTTCTCTCTTCTTTTTCCCGTAACTTCCAGAGTAGATTCATCTATAGCCGTCAACTCTATTAAATCGAACGGCTCCTGTCACTTGGATTCGCCACCCAAGTTGTTCCCGCCAAACCTGAAAACGAGTCGCCCTTCTAGAGGACTCCACAACCAACGGTACGCTCCAGGCTTCACATGTATCTCCTGCGCCAGTGCGTCGGAGCCGTGGAGGTGTGGAGTGTGCCACCTCCCAGCGTGTGCGACCGTGGCTGCCAGATTTTGGTGCCGCCGTGCTTCCTGATAACGACTGGCTAGGCGAGCGCAACTGTGGGATGGCCGGGTCGTGCACAGCGCCGGCGGCATGGCAGTCCAGCAGCGGGATGGCTAGGTCGTGCACTGTGCCTGCAACTACAACTGCGGGATGGCCGGGTCGTGCATTGCGCCTGCCGGATGCCCTTGGGGGTGGGGGGCAGAGACACGGGAGAAGGGGCGGCAGCGCGGTGGCGCTCCGCTCGATTGTGTTTTTTTTCCAGGGAACTCGCTCGACAGCCAATGCGAGGGAGCTAATCTGATGTTGACGTTTCTGAGTGGGGCTCCATACAGTTGGCCCAGTGGCAAGCTTCAAGGCCCGTGTGCGTATAGCCAATTGTCAGCCCAAACCATATTTTAGCCTAGGTGGTAAGGCAGGACGTAACTAGCggtatttctcaaaaaaaaaggtCGAGCAGATACCTCTCAAATAAAATcaaaaggttttttttttgaggaaaaaTATAATCAAAATGTGTTTCTAaaaaaaacagtaaaaaaacaGAAGGTTGAGCGGAACAGCCGTTCTCACGTTTTTGCATGAATTTTATGGTGATACCATTCATTTACATGTATATGTATATATTGACTGATACATACTCATTTTTCTGCAAATAACAAAAGGTAAAGAAAAAGTCGAGCGGAACGGCTGTTCTCACGTTGTTGCATGAATTTTATGATGCTACCATTCATTTACATGTATATGTATATATGGACTGATACATACCCATTTTTTCGCAAAAATATTGAATATGCATGGTGTAGAATGCATTGTATTCCATCTACGTCCAAGTGATGTAGAATGCATGGAGATgattatttttttgaaaaaatatatatttttgaTCCCGTGATGTGATTTAACGTTTTGAGAGTATTAACAACAAGTTTGTCAAGTCAGTGTTTAACCAAAATTACTCTTTACATGTtttgaaaataaaagaaaatcaaATTTGTTCATGAACATTGTAACTCGGCAAGAGGTTGTGAAGTTAAAACTCCATATAAAAAGTGCTTCATTtgtatttaaatttttcttcttgTATGCAAATTTCTAATTAAGAATGCACACGTGCAAAGCACGTGCCTTCGACTAGTAAAATCAGGTTTGAATTTCTGGCTAGTTGGCTCGCCATCATCTAAAAGCAGCTCGACTCCGCATGATTATCACTCTCAAGTCTTAACCAACCCACGAAGCATGTTGCGCCTTGCACGCACATGGCGAATCCGAGGGTCGGTGCCGGATAAGAACTCCACACACGAGGCATTCGGTTTCAGCAAACCATCTCATCCATGATCTCATCGAGACAAGACAACGATTGGGCAAAGTCTTACTCGCACGGAAGACGTGCACAACAAAAACCGCAACATGATGCACTTGTCGTCCACTATGCACACGCAAGTAGCCTGCTCGAAGCACATTACCAAAGCATCTACAGTACCTACCAACAACAATCCGCACGGCAACCCACCCAGGCCACATACATATTGATATGCTCTGGTGGAAGTCTGCATCGCTACGCTCAAGAATTACATCCATACTCGGTCCATCCCTACAAAGTTGCCAAGTCAGTTCTATATGATACACGCTGTCATGTTTTCAGTCTCGCTTCGTGATCTTCGAGATGTATGCTCTGCCGACGACCACCCCGAGATACGACGCCGCGGTGACGGCGAGCCCGGCGAGAAGGATGAGCCTGTCGGAGGTCGTGGACTGCACCGCGTAGACCCTCAGGCTGATGGTGTTCCAGTAGCTCTCGGTCCATACGGGGTCCGCTGCACCCATGGGGTCAGAAGAGTTTGCCGGAAGAACGTGCCAGGCGTTGTCCTCGAACTTCAGCCTGGTTGAATAGGCAGGAACGTACCTAAACAAGCGACCAAAAGTACAGCAATTCAGACAAGCAAACAACATGTTGACAAAATAAGAATGACATAAGGTTGAAACTACATGGTCGATAACTAACACAAGCAAGTAAAATGAGAGTAATTCGGTATCATAGCTTGTTCTTCCGTAGCAGCCGAGCACGATGCACAAAACTAGGTGCATTATAGACGCCTTACTTCATCAGTTTATAAGTTTTCGCCTAATGATCACTAAACTGCTAATGTATCAACACACAGCGCTGATTTGATTTCCACATTTTGGAAGGGACATGTGTGACACAAAAGAAAATTTTACCTTGTTGTCGATACAACGCACCGGCCTCCACCCTCCACTTCTCCCCCTACGCATACTTCACTTTCGTTGTTGCACTTCACAGTACAAGAGCTTACGTTGCTTGCCAAAGTAGAAGTTCTGTCTGCCAAGAAGTTCCATATGAACCGGGAGGTATCATCTGCATATGAAGGAAACTGCGTGCTAGAAGGTGAGTCCTGGAAAACACCAACATAGTGACTCGGGCAGGCATTGCTTGGAGAAATGAAGCTCTTCGCGATGCCACAAGAAAGACCGGGATCACAGGTCAGTAGACATCCAATCAATTCTTCTACCAGTGTAACGTTCACTTTTATAGTGTTCAGTGTCATGAGATCGACGGTCATATCACCAGTAGCAAGAATGTACAATGACCTCGCAACCAAAGCAGCAGCTGCTGCTATTGATGAGGAATTGATGTTTGCTGTAGGAAAAAAGAAAAACATTACAGATTCATAACTACCTTTGGTGAGACAAATGGGCACATCTATGAACGGTCAACTTACCAGGGCTGTCCAAATGGCTGTGATAAAATCTATTGGAAAACTGGGAATCGAAGTCCTCTAACACAACTCCAGAAGTTGATGTATTCTGCATGGATGGGTCAACAGAAAACAGACTATGACACAACAGTCTTCAAAGAGAATAGCATGGAAAAAAAGATCAGATTTGGAAAGTTAAATTCCCAGGGTTTAATGAAACCAATGGCTATTACCTTTCTCATGAATGACATCAATGAAGATGGTGGTACACCAGGGTTTGATGAAGCTGCTGGTTTTACTTTGACATTATCAGAGCCAAGTGAATCACTGCCACTTTGGAGACCATCTAAAATCTTCTTTGAAATTGATGAATTCTGTACAAGCAGAAGATACATATGAACAAGATGGAACTTTTTTCTTATTGTTTCTATCccccaaattcaaaaataaaaccCCAATTACAGGTACAAGCACAGCTATCAATTGGACTCCCAGTGTGTTGTACTCAAGAAACAACAATTACTCTGACAGATCTCTTCACAGCTAAATATCTTCATAAAGTAATGTTTAGAAACATATTCAGTACAAATTTGACAAATATTGTTCAAACAATACAGTACAAGGATCACAGGCAAAAAAAGCCATGCACAGCAACGCCCCACGGATCTCATGTATCTCAAAAGAGGCATTCGTTTATCAAACATTTTAACAACTACAAGATGAGTTTTTACCACTACAACACCACCATGAATCTAGAAAACCAGTTTGCATAATATGTCAAGAACAATTAGCAAGAAAAATATAGTTATAATCTCTACGGCCAATATGGGTGAGCTAAAATATCACCATACTACCAAGCAATATATTAATTTGCGTCATGCGTGATTCAAAGAATCATTACCCTTGAAGCATGTGCATAAAATAATGTATCTCCTTGGCTTATGCCCTTGCCAACCGAACCAATCTCCAGTACCTGAATTATGTTCACAAACAGCTTGTTACAAAAATTAAGCATGATAGGTAGAGAATTGTGAAATAACAGAAAGATATAGCAGTAATGCAGTATAGCACTCAAGAGACTTAAAACATATAAATCCATGAATGTAAATTCATTATATCCCATAAACAAAAATATGCAGAAATGCATGAAGAGTGAAAAAGATGTCTCTAGGAAAACTCATCTATAAGGAAACATATAGACGGTGCAAGCATATATCATAGTTTATACGAAAAAGATGTCCCTAGGAAAACTCGTCTATATGGAAACATATATCATAGTTTGATGATGCAATTGCTAGTGCCATCAAATCAGGTACTCACCTGCTCAATCATTGAGCTGTTAATGCCATTCACAGAATCATCACCTTCATCCAGTTCTTGTAAGAATTTTCTGCTACCAAGATAACCCCATGCTTCACCATCAAAAGCAGCAAATACAAGCTGCAATACATATGGGATGATGTTAGGAACAAGAACCATGATGGCTTAGGAGCCAATCACCAGTTCACTACAAATTTGTTCCTAATCTGATGTCAAACACATTGAATCTACTGATTCAATGCATAACTAAGAATGTAGAGGAAGATACCAAAAGCTGCATGCCCTCAATATAGCAAAGAATATAAATAGGCGGATGAGATGTACAGGACACCGGTGATAACATGGAACCAAGTAATAAAGCAATTTTCGGTCATACAGTACCTGTTTCTTGAGTTTGCCTAGATCATGAAGGTGAGAAAGAGCATCAACAGCAGTGAGCAAAGCAATCAATCCCTGTGTAAAATTTAATATTATTGTGTAATGCAAATAAGAAATACAAACAAGACAATCATGTGTCTCTACTACTTACTGATATGGGAGAATCAGCACCCAGACTACGGTCCCTAAAGAACGATGCAGAATCCTGGGATGCAACAACCATTATTATTGGTTTCTGATGCTCTGCTGATGCATTGCTCATTGGTGGTAACGAAGCCCATACACTGCCCTTCAAACACGAGGATCATAAGTTGACGTAAAAAAGAAAGATAAAACAACATGTGAGGTAGACATCTTGGAACTCTACTATATGCATAATATTGTGAACGTAAGAGCAGGATGCCTTATGCAAGAAAGGAAGTGCTGACCTCTGTCCTCCTAAGGGCAAGCACGACTGCTCTTTGAGGCAGGACTCTGAACCATTTGTTTCAGCTTTAGTCGTCTGTGGTTCATGCAATTTTAGAAGTATACAATACATGCATCACTGACAATACTCCTATTATCGATAAATAAACATGTACTGATAGAAGTAAAGAGAAATGGCCAGAAAAAACTCCGAACCTGCATAACAAGGTCAAATTCCGCTACATTTGCTTGATATCCATTGCTAGACTTCTCATTCTTGTCCGCAATCTGTTATCAACAGCAATGACCAATTATATAGGCTTGTAACTTTTGGTTAATTTTGAACTGAATAAAAGCAGATGGAATACCTTTCGCAGAGTCTGTGTGCTCTCCTCTGAAAGTAGAAACACGGGAAAATCATATCTGTTCCACATAATACCTGACCCCTACAAGGTAAAACTGTACCGTTAACAGAGGTATACTGGAAGCACAATAAAAGCTTTTGCATTAAAGGGGTACTACACATTTAACTATTTTGAACTGAACAGCACGTTTAACACTTGAAGGGTTAATCTACTTTtcgaaaaaagaaaaagaaaactctTGAAGGGTGGTAGCATTCCAATAAAACCTAAAAACTTACAGAAGGATTCCAATCATGGCTGACATTTGAGTATGGTGCAAAATCCTCTTGTGGAAATTTTCTATCCGGTGACAACTCTACAGTCAGAAACAGAACATTTTCTTGGTGATAAGACAACAAGACATACAAAGAGCACACGAAAAACAGGGAGATATTTCCACTGACCTAGTAACTTGTCACCATTTGATTCAACCAGTACACCGGCAACCTTATGGTAAAGTTCTGGATCATTGGATACCCTGCACAAGAACATACAAACTACCAAATGTTACCATCTCTCAACGTGTCAAGTGCAATGCAGCTATGAAAGACAATCACAAATATTATGTAACTTCAGAATCTCTGTTGTCCCATCAAGGAAGAGACACGAAAACTTCATTTTTCACTGGCATGCACAAACACTATAAAAACATCTGCAATTACCTAAATACAGGATTTCAACAATCTGATCTTATACCTCAGAAAGAAAGCTGGCATCTGATCCAAGGGAAGAAGAACTGCAGATGGTTGAGCCAACTGGTCATCGCTGTTTTTGAATCTTACAATCGGTGCAATAACCAGGCCGTGCCCAGGATCTGATCACATAAAAGAGACACTGAGAACCAATTACACTTCACAACACAGACTTGTTGAAGATTGTTATGGTCACAGAACATCAAATCCATTCTATAAGCATACAGTATTAGGGGAAACAAAGATACTCACTAGAGCAGCCGATTTCACCAGAAAGATTCAGCAGCCTGACACAAGGGAAGCTTTCAATGTTTACATACATTGCCTTCACAAGATCTGGAACAGATTCCAGTGTAGCAGCATCTCCTAGAGAAACATAAAGGCAACATGAACCTCTGCTACAGTACATCAAGTGAGGAGAAAAAAAAATTAACACAGGTACTAGCTATAGAGAAGCCAGAACTTGTGACACTGTCTTGCAAATCTATCTCCAAGCTATGCAAGCACATGGCACGAGCAAAAAAAGTATGCAAGCATGTAAAAGCAACCATACTAGTTTTGTAACCAAATCATCTGTCATAACAGCACACAATCTCATTCCGCCAACTCAATATCAGAATTAGGATATGCAATTCAACACCAAACTCAAACATTCGTAGTTGTAAGGCACCATGATGCATTTTTCTTACAAATGTGAAGTGTGGGTGTGGTTCTAGTGTAGTCTAGCAATAGCAGAACTTCTAGAACTGAGATAGCACAAGCCACGGACACATATCGAAGCAACTACCAATCAGTTAATGAGCACATCAGCAGCTTGCCAAAGCTTACAAGTAGTAGCTAACAAGGCCCACTACTTGGTTCACCTACAGGTTGAGACGGACGACCTAATCCCTACGCGAATTCACCCGAGAAGCTTAGCAGCACCGAACGGAAGGCTCCAAGGAAGCGTGAGATCGCCTCGACTGGACTCAATTCTTACATAAAACAAGCACGGCGAACTAGGCGAGGATTACTTTTGCTTTTGCTTCGAGAACGAGGGTTTTGGATGGGGCGAGGGGTACGGAGGACCAACTCACCGGAGACGGCGGGGGCGAGGAGCACGAGGACGGCGCAGGCGACGGCCGCGAGGAGGGTAGCCGCGGAGCCGGCCGCCATGGCGGACGCGGCGGCGATCTGAGGCTCGGGGAGCGGACGAGGCAGAGGCAGAGGCCGTCGTCGTCTCGTCTCTGACCGGAACCGGAAGGCGGAAGAGACCACTTGGCTAGAGAGAAAGGTTCGTGGGCTAGTGGGCCGTTATGTGGCCGTTTTCATCTTATTCTTGCCTCCGCGACACTTAAGCCCAACACGGCCCTACGCCCTAGCCAAGCCAAGCGCCACACCCGCGCCGGCGCCGCCATCCCCTGTTGCTCTCCTCCGTCGCCCCTCTCGGCCTACCTGCCCGGAGTCCGCCCTCCGGCGTGCCGCGGCCAAGCTCCAATCTCCACGCGGCAGACGTCGGCGGCGGCAGCTGCAGTGTGAGTTTCCGGCCGCCTTACTCGCATACGTGTCGCGCTGTATCCGCGGTTTGTGACGCTTATCTCAGGTCGCAGTTCGAGCATGGAGGAGGAGGATAGCAACGCGCCGATCTTGCCCTGCAAGAGGAAGAACAAACCGCAAGGGAAAGGCAAGGTAATAATGGGTAGTACACTTTATCTGCCCACGTGTCTTGGTTTCCCTTCTGACCAGATGCTAGTATATGATTGTGTGAACCTCTGTTTTCTGGATTGCCAGGATGGCAAGAAGAACAAGACCAAGGAAGATGCTAAGATGAGCAAGAAGACTCAGCTTAAAAAGCTGCAGAAATTGGAGGTTGGGACTTCTTCTGTTGATAGCAACGCGCTGATTTTGCCCTGCAAGAGCAAGAACAAATCGCAAGGGAAAGGCAAGGTAATAATAATAATGGGTGCATTTTATCTGCCCCACGTGCCTTGGTTTCCCTTCTGACCAGATGCTAGTACGTATATGATTGTGTGAACCTCTGTTTTCTGGATTGCTAGGATGGCAAGAAGAATAAGACCAAGGAAGATGCTAAGATGAGCAAGACTCAGCTGAAAAAGCTGCAGAAATTGGAGGTTGGGACTTCTTCTGTTGCTAGTCAGCTTTGGTGTTTGTATCAGCATATATTGATGCCGGTCTGACTGTTCGCAGGAGGACAAACAGAAGAAGGCGATGCAAGCTCAAAGCATCGAGACTTTGCAGTATGTCTTCAACTTGTGATGTCTATTTTCTGTGGTGGTTTGTATTTCTTTCTGACGACTGTGTATGACAATCGCCCTGCACAATAGGAAGCACAGGATCGCTGATGAGGCATACTCACTGCTGCACACTTCAGGGTCTATTGGTCAAGTACGGTGGCTCTATCTGCAACACCTGGATTAGTTCCTTTCGCATTGCTGGATTATTTTCCTCATGGTATTTTGTTGCACTGCAGGCTGCGACTATGAAAGAAAAACGTAGGCGCGCCATGCAGTTATCCAAGGCTGGTTTAGATGTCCCTGAAGAACTTTCGCTATTCAAGAAAAACTCTGATCAGAAAGGAGTTCCAGTTCCTGAAAACAGTGAAGCTGCGCCGGAAGCTTGCCCAGTGAAGTTAGTTCAGGCCGCGAAACTTTGTCATCCTGGTAGTGAACGAAAGAATCATGAGAGTGACGCAGTGAAGCCTAACATTGGTATTGGTGTGAGCATTCTGGATCAGAAAACTGAAGAGACTAATGATGACGCTGACATTTTGGCACATCAGAGCATTCTGAAACAAAAAACTGAAAAgactaatgatgatgatgacatTTTGGTACATCCGAAAGTGCGTTCATCTGTGCCAAGTTGCTCTGGTGTAGAGATTGATATGCAGGTGACTGGTCCGCATCTGAAATATATTCGTCTCAGAAAGCTGGTGCCATGTTCTGACTTAACTGAATTATTATCCTTCTGTTGTTTTTGTTAGGATAAAGAGCCACAACAAGGTGAAGCCGCTGTACAGGAGTGCTTCAATTCTCCCATTGTTGTGCATGTGTCAAGACCACATGAGGTTGAGAAGGCGAGGAGGGATCTCCCAATAATAATGATGGAGCAGGAAATAATGGAAGCTATCTATGAAAATTCAGTGGTAATTCTGTGCGGAGAAACGGGCTGTGGTAAAACTACCCAGGTCCCTCAGGTGAGTGTGCTTACACATGGCACCTCTTAAACATTGGTTTAAACTAGGAGTTCTGATCCTATAGGCTTGTATTAAGAATCTGCCAAGTTTTTTATTGCTCTCTATGCTATTTGTTCTGCAGTTCTTATATGAAGCCGGCTTTGGCACAAGCAATCGAGCTGATAGAAAAGGGATGATTGGTATCACCCAGCCACGGCGTGTTGCTGTTCTTGCCACATCCAAGAGGGTATCTTATGAGTTAGGACTTAAGCTAGGAAAGGAGGTTGGTTTTCAAGTTAGACATGACAAAAAGGTGGGAAATAATTGCTCCATCAAGTTCATGACAGATGGCATTTTGCTACGAGAGGTCCAGGTTGTGCATCTGTTTGCTTTTCCTTGTTACTTCTATCAGTCTATTTATTACTCTATTCAATATCATGTCTTCATTAAAGTTTCGTGTTTGTTGTAATAAACTGATAACTGGTGCTAAATTATTATTCCACAACCTGAAATGCATCAAAAGCCATAACTGCAGATGAGATGACTCAAATTTATAAATAACTTTAGCGAGGTTTAAACTTTGGTTAAGTCTGATCGCTCATTTAGTTGTCTTCCCTAACTGTACCGTTCACAATCAGTTGTCTTCCGTAATTTTATAATTTGCACATTTTTTCTGTAAAACAAGTCATTTGCTGTTCTGAAATTCATATGCATCGCTTTAATTGAAGCTGTGTCTGTAATAAAGATTGAAACTCCTTATCAGATGGCTTAGTGGTCTTCTGCAGAGTGACTTTCTGTTGAAGCACTATTCGGTGATCATCTTGGACGAGGCACATGAAAGGAGTTTGAACACAGATATACTTATTGGGATGCTTTCTAGAGTTATAAAGGCACGCAAGGTAGAAACTCAAGAGCTTACTTCATCTTCATTTTGATGAAAGGTAAAACATACAGGCATTGCTAACTTCTGTGCATATGAAAGTTTGTGTACGCAGACCAACAGAAACAAATACGCTCTGGGATGAAgattgacccggcagatatggtTAGTCAGTTGAAAGTGGTCCTGATGAGTGCTACCTTGCAATTAAAAGACTTTATTTCAAACAGAAGATTGTTTGATGTGATTCCACCAGCTGTAGAGGTGCCTACACGACAATTTCCAGTAACAGTTCACTTCGCAAAGAGGACACATGACGATTATTTAGCGCAAGCTTATAAGAAAGTTCTGTCGATCCACAAGAGTCTACCACCAGGTGGAATCCTTGTATTTGTTACTGGACAACGAGAAGTGGATTATTTATGTAAGAAATTGCaaagagcatccaagcggcaaagTGGTAAGAAGCCTGAAATGGTTGGAGATGAGGATGGTTCAAGACCAGAAATAGAAGAGAAGGAAATTTTTGAAGCATATGATATTGATAGAACTGAACCTGAGCACCAAGATGACATATTTTCCTCATATGGTGAAGATGAAACGGATGATGAGGTAAATGTCGCTTCTTCTGATGCTGAAACAGAGAGTGAGATGGATACTGACAGTGATGAGGAGGATTCTGTTGCACATGAAACCGCAGAAGAAGATGGGCCAGTGTTATCATTTTTAAAAGGTGCTGAGAGTTCATCTGTACTGAAGGCATCCTTTAAAGCTATATCAGGACAACCAGAAACTGCTGAGGAAGCGAGCAATGCTACAATTGCAGAAAAGTCAGGTCCTTCTGCTTCGCGTGCTAGGCTCCGTGTTTTACCACTTTATGCAATGCTACCAGCTTCGCAGCAGCTTAGAGTATTCCACGGTATTCCCGAAGGGGAAAGATTAGTTGTTGTGGCAACTAATGTTGCAGAAACATCTTTAACAATTCCTGGCATAACATATGTGGTCGATACTGGAAAAGAAAAGGTTAAGAACTATGACCATGCTACTGGGATGGCAAGTTATGAAGTACAGTGGATAAGCAAGGCATCAGCATCCCAACGTGCTGGGAGAGCTGGAAGAACTGGGCCTGGGCACTGTTACCGTCTCTACTCAGGTGCAGCATACAGTAAAGATGATTTATTTCCTGAATTCACTGAGCCGGAGATCAAGAAAATGCCAGTTGAAGGCATTGTGCTTATGCTCAAGTCTATGAATATTGATAAGGTAATGTAATTAAAAGTCatttatctttttcattaatcATCTTTTTCTGATGTGTTGCCTTTTGTGCTAAATTTCATGCAAAATATTAATAATCACAGGT
The sequence above is a segment of the Aegilops tauschii subsp. strangulata cultivar AL8/78 chromosome 6, Aet v6.0, whole genome shotgun sequence genome. Coding sequences within it:
- the LOC109773838 gene encoding nicastrin isoform X1, with amino-acid sequence MAAGSAATLLAAVACAVLVLLAPAVSGDAATLESVPDLVKAMYVNIESFPCVRLLNLSGEIGCSNPGHGLVIAPIVRFKNSDDQLAQPSAVLLPLDQMPAFFLRVSNDPELYHKVAGVLVESNGDKLLELSPDRKFPQEDFAPYSNVSHDWNPSGSGIMWNRYDFPVFLLSEESTQTLRKIADKNEKSSNGYQANVAEFDLVMQTTKAETNGSESCLKEQSCLPLGGQSVWASLPPMSNASAEHQKPIIMVVASQDSASFFRDRSLGADSPISGLIALLTAVDALSHLHDLGKLKKQLVFAAFDGEAWGYLGSRKFLQELDEGDDSVNGINSSMIEQVLEIGSVGKGISQGDTLFYAHASRNSSISKKILDGLQSGSDSLGSDNVKVKPAASSNPGVPPSSLMSFMRKNTSTSGVVLEDFDSQFSNRFYHSHLDSPANINSSSIAAAAALVARSLYILATGDMTVDLMTLNTIKVNVTLVEELIGCLLTCDPGLSCGIAKSFISPSNACPSHYVGVFQDSPSSTQFPSYADDTSRFIWNFLADRTSTLASNVSSCTVKCNNESEVCVGGEVEGGGRCVVSTTRYVPAYSTRLKFEDNAWHVLPANSSDPMGAADPVWTESYWNTISLRVYAVQSTTSDRLILLAGLAVTAASYLGVVVGRAYISKITKRD
- the LOC109773838 gene encoding nicastrin isoform X2, which codes for MAAGSAATLLAAVACAVLVLLAPAVSDAATLESVPDLVKAMYVNIESFPCVRLLNLSGEIGCSNPGHGLVIAPIVRFKNSDDQLAQPSAVLLPLDQMPAFFLRVSNDPELYHKVAGVLVESNGDKLLELSPDRKFPQEDFAPYSNVSHDWNPSGSGIMWNRYDFPVFLLSEESTQTLRKIADKNEKSSNGYQANVAEFDLVMQTTKAETNGSESCLKEQSCLPLGGQSVWASLPPMSNASAEHQKPIIMVVASQDSASFFRDRSLGADSPISGLIALLTAVDALSHLHDLGKLKKQLVFAAFDGEAWGYLGSRKFLQELDEGDDSVNGINSSMIEQVLEIGSVGKGISQGDTLFYAHASRNSSISKKILDGLQSGSDSLGSDNVKVKPAASSNPGVPPSSLMSFMRKNTSTSGVVLEDFDSQFSNRFYHSHLDSPANINSSSIAAAAALVARSLYILATGDMTVDLMTLNTIKVNVTLVEELIGCLLTCDPGLSCGIAKSFISPSNACPSHYVGVFQDSPSSTQFPSYADDTSRFIWNFLADRTSTLASNVSSCTVKCNNESEVCVGGEVEGGGRCVVSTTRYVPAYSTRLKFEDNAWHVLPANSSDPMGAADPVWTESYWNTISLRVYAVQSTTSDRLILLAGLAVTAASYLGVVVGRAYISKITKRD
- the LOC109773838 gene encoding nicastrin isoform X3, with the protein product MPAFFLRVSNDPELYHKVAGVLVESNGDKLLELSPDRKFPQEDFAPYSNVSHDWNPSGSGIMWNRYDFPVFLLSEESTQTLRKIADKNEKSSNGYQANVAEFDLVMQTTKAETNGSESCLKEQSCLPLGGQSVWASLPPMSNASAEHQKPIIMVVASQDSASFFRDRSLGADSPISGLIALLTAVDALSHLHDLGKLKKQLVFAAFDGEAWGYLGSRKFLQELDEGDDSVNGINSSMIEQVLEIGSVGKGISQGDTLFYAHASRNSSISKKILDGLQSGSDSLGSDNVKVKPAASSNPGVPPSSLMSFMRKNTSTSGVVLEDFDSQFSNRFYHSHLDSPANINSSSIAAAAALVARSLYILATGDMTVDLMTLNTIKVNVTLVEELIGCLLTCDPGLSCGIAKSFISPSNACPSHYVGVFQDSPSSTQFPSYADDTSRFIWNFLADRTSTLASNVSSCTVKCNNESEVCVGGEVEGGGRCVVSTTRYVPAYSTRLKFEDNAWHVLPANSSDPMGAADPVWTESYWNTISLRVYAVQSTTSDRLILLAGLAVTAASYLGVVVGRAYISKITKRD